In Calditerrivibrio sp., the following proteins share a genomic window:
- the motA gene encoding flagellar motor stator protein MotA: MTAIIGYIVVFGSVLGGFLLAGGNIHLLIQPSEFIIIGGAALGALIVGSPIALIKLIVGGVKSLFSGKTPTKQDYEELLKLLYELFIKARKNGLLSLENDVENPKESPIFNNYPSVLKNHHLLHFISDNLKVILTGVMQPHELENLMDVDIDTAHKEEHLPAHAIQKMADGLPAFGIVAAVMGVVITMGLISEPPEVLGHHIGAALVGTFLGVLLSYGIVGPIASGLENIVIFNSFTYRVVKEALVFFVNTPDPKAAIELARRAIPPSTRPSFEELEEKLKEIK, translated from the coding sequence ATGACGGCTATTATTGGATATATAGTTGTTTTTGGCTCAGTTTTGGGAGGATTTCTTTTAGCTGGCGGTAATATTCATCTACTTATTCAACCTTCTGAGTTTATAATAATAGGTGGTGCTGCACTTGGAGCACTCATAGTCGGTTCACCTATTGCTTTAATCAAGCTTATAGTTGGAGGTGTCAAAAGCCTTTTTAGTGGGAAAACGCCAACCAAACAAGATTATGAAGAGCTCTTGAAACTCTTGTACGAACTATTTATAAAAGCACGAAAAAATGGGCTTCTATCCTTAGAAAACGATGTAGAAAACCCCAAGGAAAGCCCCATTTTCAATAACTATCCATCAGTATTAAAAAATCACCATCTACTACACTTTATAAGCGATAATTTAAAAGTCATTCTTACAGGTGTAATGCAACCCCATGAGTTGGAAAACCTCATGGATGTAGATATAGACACCGCCCACAAAGAAGAACATCTTCCTGCCCATGCAATTCAGAAAATGGCTGATGGTCTTCCAGCATTCGGTATTGTTGCTGCAGTTATGGGTGTCGTTATTACGATGGGTCTTATCAGTGAACCCCCTGAGGTCTTAGGTCACCATATTGGTGCCGCCCTTGTTGGTACATTCTTGGGGGTTTTATTATCTTACGGTATAGTTGGTCCTATCGCATCAGGTCTTGAGAATATAGTAATTTTTAACAGTTTCACCTACAGAGTGGTAAAAGAAGCCCTCGTATTCTTCGTAAATACTCCTGATCCAAAAGCAGCAATAGAACTCGCCAGAAGGGCTATACCCCCATCTACAAGACCATCATTCGAAGAACTGGAAGAAAAGTTAAAAGAGATCAAGTAA
- a CDS encoding LemA family protein codes for MGVLGIVVLIFIVVIVGLGVFYYNRFVSLRNMIDEAYSSIDVQLKRRYDLIPNLVETVKGYAKHEQMTLENVVRLRNIAQTSKGIHDKIKSENMLTSALRSVFALAESYPDLKANENFLSLQSALVEIENNIQAARRYYNAVVKENNTLCETFPSLIIAKIFHFGKREYFTLEDRERGNVEVSF; via the coding sequence ATGGGTGTATTGGGGATAGTTGTTCTTATTTTTATTGTTGTGATTGTGGGGCTGGGAGTTTTTTATTACAATAGGTTTGTTTCCCTTAGGAATATGATAGATGAGGCTTATAGTAGTATAGATGTCCAGCTTAAGAGAAGATACGATCTGATTCCAAATCTTGTAGAGACTGTAAAAGGTTATGCAAAACATGAACAGATGACGTTAGAAAATGTAGTAAGATTGAGGAATATTGCACAAACATCAAAGGGTATCCATGATAAGATCAAAAGTGAAAATATGCTCACTTCAGCATTGAGAAGTGTTTTTGCACTGGCGGAAAGTTATCCTGATTTAAAAGCTAATGAAAATTTTTTATCGCTACAAAGTGCCCTTGTTGAGATAGAAAACAATATTCAGGCTGCGAGAAGATATTACAATGCAGTTGTAAAGGAGAACAATACCTTGTGCGAGACTTTCCCATCTCTTATAATAGCTAAGATATTCCATTTTGGTAAAAGAGAATATTTCACTTTGGAAGATCGTGAAAGGGGCAACGTTGAGGTATCCTTTTAG